tatttaatatgacacatataaactttatgttatattttaatatatatttatattgtattataccttttttaaattgacagtAGTTCACTTATGatctttttatctatttctgaattttatatttatatcaagatacatattatgcattatgcaatctattttattacttataaatttaggtcaaaatttactgattcatataaattaatctaaaaataattataataataataatagtgatggttgaacaattttaattatttttattatttttttattatatataatgagatcaaaaagtttaatcaacaattacgatatcttaaaatccgGCTCccgattcataccaaatttaaatatatataagactgtgcccattagatcatatcggacggtatgattttaaatcacatggtctgattCTACGATACACCGACTtaaatgattattcttatgtttcAAGTATAATATCTCGACATCCTTATATctaataagtctaaaactttatcagatgtatttttctgtaagtttggTCGTATCTAACGGTTtgatctaaattttgatggcccgattaacccatgttgttcaacattATAAGATGATAGGTACATCAATtcaatactaacatttataaatatataaatttattgcagattGTGAGCATATATTgatctcaactataaaatatttttatgtatttcaattgcattattccagataatggatatttttctattaattttaaattattcagtatgattttttttggtatattttttttactaattatattactactaaactaattagtagtttatatttataataataaattaaaattttatactaattttggtatatttataatatagtatacgttatgcaatctattttattacttataaatttatgtaaagaTTTGGTGATTCCTatgatttaatctaataataataatcattaaaaaaaaatcagcttgaacttgagctcgagctcgtcAACTCGAGCTCATCATATAagagtcgagctcgactcattTATACCCCTAGATTCAACGTGTCCAGTCAACCAAACATGCATCAATCACTGAAGTGGTATGTCATTTTGTTTAAATGATGTATACATTATGATGAAATAGTATGTCATTTGGGTGAAGTATTATATCCATTATCATGAAACATCTTTTTCGATTGAACATGTTTATtcaatgacaattttataaataggcccctctcatttcatttaattccatcaatttgaaaagatatttttagagCATTTTAAAGTATTTCGTAGAACCAACATCTTGTCTTTTATTaagagaattttaaaatatttttaattcacaaTTTCTCAAGATTTGTGATGCTACTATCTTGAGAATACTAGGTTGTTGCATATTAGGagacatttataattaaatcgtAAGTACTAGTACGGGGCAATATTgttttaaagataaataatccAACTTTTGcatcaatattttgttaagACACAACTACCGTattatctcttatttttcttataacaAGGATTGTGTcggtctttttttttttttttttgttcatatatatacatataactaACACTTGTTTGAATGTTGTTGAATTAATAGCgtgtcaaaattcatcatattagttaatattaaaaaaaattgatgaaattcatatatatatcccaaattaatttgttactgACTTGTTGCAtgataaacaaatattttcatgaccAAACAAATATAAGCGACTTATTGTACTAAGAGTATGAAACCGTCCAATTTtgtttgggtaaattatattgacacctCATAAggttaaacaaaattatacaaacaccccctacgttttgaaaaattatagctCTACACTCTCAGGGTGTTAGTATAATGTTTTTTCAAAGATGTTTGCGTAAACTTTGGCTTTGAATATGGGGTATAGTTGTAAGAGTTTAATGCAACTTATCTTCATGTGATATttcaaatgagcaaattacctcctataaaaaataataataatttacctccgatattttttaaaatgaaatacaagGGGCTAAAttggtatatttttaaaaatatagagtggtaaattactattattttttcataggggagtaatttgctcattttcaatattacaaagggattgcttgcattttccttgtagttataattataatataacttTAAGGGGTATAGtcgaaattttataaaaagcaGGAACCGTTTATGTATCTTGGCGTAACCTTGAGATTATTAGTAggatatacattttttattttttgttaaatatatatatatatatacatatatatatatatacatatatatatatattatgaaaattggGATGTGCTGTGCAAAAAAAGCACATCAGATCAGACCCACGAAGCACTGAAGTACGGATGCCCCAATACACAaacatgtaataaaataagaagatcTGAATTTAGCAATTGTACCCTCTTTTTCtgtaattcaattttcatcatcatcatttgcAAAAACCCTTTCCCCTAAGTCTTCTTCCATTTCTCCTCTTTCCCCAAATACAAAATCACACACacagtctctctctctctctctctctctctccctcccccCCCTGTTCTCTCTCTCGACACAGACACAGATTCTTCTATTTACTACTCCTATTTGCATTatcaattgataaatattCCTGTTTATCGACGCAGATTACTATATACATACgctatatatttcttgttataatatataatatataatatagatatacgTGGAGGTGTTGGGGATTTGCAGAATAAGAAGATGAGCAGTGGGGTTAAGGGAGGTGCAAGTAGGGTTTCGATTCCCAGTGGCGTTAAGAAGACGATCGAGGATATAAAGGAGATTACTGGGCAGAATCACAGTGAAGATGAGATTTATGCAATGCTTAAGGAATGTTCCATGGATCCCAACGAAACTACTCAGAAGCTTCTACTTCTCGGTGAATTTTCGCTCTCTTTCtgctttgttttatttttctttttagtttcttttttgtcttgaTTTCTTTGTCTACTTATGCGATTTTTTGATCtggattttgtttttgatcTGTGGTGTCGTTGGGAATGGGGAATTTGATTGTTGATCTATTCTCTCTTTGTTGCCAGTgtttctttgtaattttacatgtGCTCGTCTCATTGGTGTTGTTTTCTGTTGGCATGTTGCGGAATTGTTGTAAGCTGAGGTTTAGTTGAAACAGGGAAAAAGATGGAACTTTTGGTGTGGGTTTCAGTGTTGTTGCACTCACTGCTGAGTTGAGAGCAGTCTTTGTTGTGCATTCTTCTGTTTCTGTTACTGAACAAGTTCTTCTGTCATAGAAAAGGAAGATTTTTGTCTCTGTTATAGTCTTGTGCAGCTCAAAAGAGCTTGCTTTTTATGTTTCTGCCTTGTCAagattatgtatttatatgtaattttttacattgaGTCTTTTTGTTACTAATTGGGTTCATTCTCTAGAATGTGCTtggatatttgatattaattgaGCTTGCCTGTAGATCAATTTATTTGGGGTAGAGATGTAGTTGCAGATTCATTTGAGTGGGAGTATGAAACTCATGATATGGTCTGGCAGATATAAGGTATGACTTttgaaatgtaaaattttggGCTCTCGTGATGGAAGCTGACATACTACCATGAGATTCCTAGCTAATTAGTGGGGAACTGAGCGTGGAAAGAGCGACTATTGTGATTAGACTGGAAATAGGTGTTTCTCTCCGGTTCCTTGTTTTAATGCAAGTATTTTAACCCGTTTCTAGATATTTTTTGACGAAAGGACTTCTGTTTGCACGTCTGATAGCTCATACAGGTTTCTTTTACTCTTCCCCTGTGTATGAGGTTTTACAATCCAAGCTGACAAGTGGTTTGATGCTCTTATGCAGATACATTCCATGAAGTAAAAAGAAAGCGTGATAGGAGAAAAGAGGTACTTCTATTTGCCAATTGAACTCCATTTGGTCCACACCTTTCAAATAAGTTCTCCTATATAGgcaaaatatatgttaatggCTGTGAGTCAGAGTTTGATTTCATATTTGTTGCTGTGtaagaatattttgagttTGAATCATTTTTTAACTTGTAGCAGTATTTGTTTGAAACCACAATATTGTACTTTAACATAGTTACAAAATTGAACTTTCTCTTTATGACAAAGCTTAGTGCTAGAACAAGGGGATACGATTTTCAATAAAGTTAATAATCAAAAGACATCTGAGATTAAGTTTGAGATCGTTTGTATCGCTATGTAGCTGTGCTATATGCCAACTCCGATTAATATCGATCTATTCTTAGTTTCCTGTAAaaaatctattaattttatttcattcaacaaTCTAAATGCAACCAATCAATccattcataattttcaatttgttttctagTATAAGTACAATTAACTCTTGACTCCTTTTGGTTTCATCTGTTTATAGAAGATATTGAGACTTAAGTACAATTCATATTCCTCAATCTATCTATCGGCCCACTTAAATTTGTGAAAgcaaattttccttttcttttcttatttgtgTGAGTGCATCTCTTGGTGAAATTGAGCTGTTTATGTTTgagtttaaaatataaaatcagtGTCTTAGCTTATCTTGTCAGATTTCTCTGATAAGGTTGGGCCCCCTTGTCCCacaagaggaaaaaaaaagataaaaaattccaATGCTTAGTAATATGAAAGGAATGTAATTCTCGACATGGTCAACGTGAAGTGTAGCTACTTATATTTAGTTGTTCATTGGGTTAATGTCATGTTTGAATTGTTGCTGTCctgattgtgtgtgtgtgtgtgttttttttttttaatcttagaAAATTCGTATGCAAAGTTCCTGATTTTACTGTTCTTTGAGCAGGCTTTGACTGGGTTTGAATTactttttgtactttttctaGAATCTGAATAAGGAGCCTGCAGAGTTGAAGTGGAAGCCAGGTACCCAGGCACGGGCAAATAGAGTGGGTCGAGGGAATTATTCATCACGATACATATCTCATGGTGAGTCTAAATTTGATGCTACAATCACCTTTATTTGTGCCTTCTAGACTTGGAAGATTGAGTGGTTTGTATTCGTGTTATGCTCATTGTTATAAATTTCACTTCTGATCATGCCATTCAGCTCAGCTGGGAGCACTACTATCTGTGCTCTTCAAGACATAGTAATCCTACTTATTATATTCTTTGCAACACATGCTTCTCCAAGAAGCAATAAGAAACGAAAACAAAGTGGCCTGCTGCCTAAGAATGCAAAAACACCATCTTCATTCCATTAATTCTTTCATTTCTCTTGTCTTCTCATAATTTCTCGTCAGATGCTGGTGGTGGAAGAAGTTTGGCTGCTGTAAAGGAGAATGCCAGCAGTCACGTTACAGAGAAAGGTACTAGCAAGGCTTCCTCTGCTACTTCACAAGATATGAGAAAGAATGAAACTTCTTCTGTTACAAGGTGCGATAGGTGGTTATGACTGTCTGATGTGTGTGTATTGTATTTGCTTCTAACTTAAGTTATCAAATCTGCACTTTTATGATACACTCTGCCATTTATATTGATTCGCTGGTTCCTCCTCTTAATGTTTCTGAAAGTTGTTGTCTTCTGTGTTTGCAGCGCAACTACTGCTGTGTCTAATGGTGCTTCTGGTATTTCTTCCCAGAATACCAATGTTATACATGACAATCATACATCTGCAGGTGGAGGTGTTAATCAATTCAATACAACTACCATCATGAGCAAGTCGGAGGAACCACTCCCACCTTCATCCTctattgatttaatcaaaaacCCCAATGCTCCGGGAACCAAGGATATACAGCAGCAGAAGATGCTGGAGATGAGCAACAGTGCATCATCTCTTCCTTCGTCAGCTGCTTCAGGACCttatttctcttcttcagATCCTGGACTGTTGCCATCTCAAGATTCACCAGTCCATGGACCTGTGGGCACTCTTCAGTGTGCTACCGCTCAGCTGGTTGATGATAATCCTACTGAGAAAAAATCAGCTTCTGCCAAAATCTGTATGTTAATCACTATCCTACTTGGATAAATGTTTTCCTATATTCAAATACTGATTTCTTCCTTGAATATCAGATAAAACAGCTAATAGGTTTACTCTTTCTGAAATCTGTAATAGCTATTTCTGAGGCTGGTATTCCCAATTTGCAACAAAAGATGCCAAACGATTTCCAGGGAGTTGGAAAGAATCCACATTTAGAGTCTGCTCAGATTGCATCTTCCACTGTTGGTGTTCCCACTGTTAGTAGGCCTTCATCTAATTACAACAATCGGTCTCAAGTGATTGGCCCGCAAAAAGGTGTGTCTCTTGATGAGATGATATCAAAATTCAGTATGTTGCTTTGAAGGCTCTGTAATATAGGCCTTTATTTCTGCATTCATGAGGAACTGCCCAAGACAACATACAGTTTTTATCTTGTAAACATCAGTGAATATGCTAGAAGACTATCTCAATGTTGTCGCTTAAATTGGTTATTGGTTATCTGTTCGTTTATCCTAGCTGCTGGTTGGCATCAACTGATTCTTGATTGAAGTTGGATGTTGCCCCTTTCATAGGGAGTCgcacataatttctttttaagtgTAACTATGGATTTCTCTTATAGTTTACTTCCTAAATAAAGGGCTACCTAAAATTGATGCCTTCTACACTGTTCAGGCTGGATACTGTGCTAATATCATGATTATCATGTAAtgttttagaatttaaatggTATCTCATGCAACTGATAGAGGTGACCATTTCCAGAATTgctaatttgattataatggTTGCATCCATTGTTATTGGTGAATATGAAATACAGACTCCCAACTACTAACTGATGGTTGTGTGGTCAGGGTGCTGCTGCAGCTGCTTCATCAGAGGTTTCTACAGTATCTGTTGGAAGTCATCCTGAATCACATACGACTCCTGTTGCCCCCAGTGCGAAAGAAGCTACTCTGGAGCTGCAAAGGAAGTTAGAGGAGTCACACATTTCAGACAGACAACATGTGATTATTCCTGATCACCTACATGTCCCTGAAGTTGAAAAACTTGGATTTTGTTTTGGAAGCTTTGATGCTAGCTTTGGACTGGATTTGAACCAAAATGGTGTTCGAGTGAGTGAAAAGAGTCCACCACTGTCTGAATCGTCTGAGGCTATAGATGAACCTGTGAAGGAGATACAGTTGAGGTGTCCCTCTATCCTCCCTAAGTTTCTGAGTCAGTTTGAATTCTGCCTCAAATATAAGCTGGTTATGGAGCTCAAATGCAGAATTTTTCACTGGTTTTTGGttttgattattgttaaaCTTGCTTCTCCAAATTGTATGCTATACATGCAATTTAATGTGTGGATACTCTTTGATGTCTATGTTTATAAATGCTCCATATATGCTTGCGAAGGACATTGGTACACAACAAAACAGTTTGATGTGTGGCAACCTTTGTTTCTTTGAAACTGATGGTTTTTCTCTGTAGTTGAAGGACGGTGTCGATTGATGTGAAAGCAGAAGCAATCTCATCATGATAAAAACATTGAACAAAAAAGACATCAAAGTATCCTATATAGTAGCTCTTCTAGAGAAATTTTACTGAACTTGCTCCTCGGATGTATTAGGAGTAATGCTTGCAGTCAACTTTTATGGTTAAGAGAAGCATCTTTGCATTATTCATGCTTGAATGTGAAGAAGTGGTTTTGGTTCCAtcctattttatatttctcttCTCTTGCTAGCTGGTCTGTTGATTTTGAAATACTTCATTTATTTAACAGCTGTATGTATAAGGAATGGAGAgatgatttcaaatttgttcTTTGGCCGAAGAAAGGAAGAATTGTGGAGTAAACTAGGAAACACTCTTTGTATGAGGGTTTGATTGGCGAGTCACATACTGTCTAGTTCTTGAGAGCACCAAATTCAACCATGACAACCGAAATATGAACATGTTCCACTTTTTAATTCACTTAAAGTATCCTTTGATTTATAGATTCCAGAAAATCTTATGGTTTGCTGCATGTACTAC
This genomic stretch from Sesamum indicum cultivar Zhongzhi No. 13 linkage group LG16, S_indicum_v1.0, whole genome shotgun sequence harbors:
- the LOC105178745 gene encoding GBF-interacting protein 1-like, with the translated sequence MSSGVKGGASRVSIPSGVKKTIEDIKEITGQNHSEDEIYAMLKECSMDPNETTQKLLLLDTFHEVKRKRDRRKENLNKEPAELKWKPGTQARANRVGRGNYSSRYISHDAGGGRSLAAVKENASSHVTEKGTSKASSATSQDMRKNETSSVTSATTAVSNGASGISSQNTNVIHDNHTSAGGGVNQFNTTTIMSKSEEPLPPSSSIDLIKNPNAPGTKDIQQQKMLEMSNSASSLPSSAASGPYFSSSDPGLLPSQDSPVHGPVGTLQCATAQLVDDNPTEKKSASAKISISEAGIPNLQQKMPNDFQGVGKNPHLESAQIASSTVGVPTVSRPSSNYNNRSQVIGPQKGVSLDEMISKFSMLGAAAAASSEVSTVSVGSHPESHTTPVAPSAKEATLELQRKLEESHISDRQHVIIPDHLHVPEVEKLGFCFGSFDASFGLDLNQNGVRVSEKSPPLSESSEAIDEPVKEIQLSNQNAFVATEDTETKYPDHPQSPSQGPENFPSSEGEVSSSITPEYSESKPEDASHQNPVVHTSSNYNFGFMPPILSGPVTPLESSESQARDAPRLPGFVVPQSFDPATYYAQFYRSGLDGDGRISPFHAAGAANKYNGNTAMVSAQTSQTPQEGGVPLVLSSASPSPLVTQAAGVMQSSITATQQPLPVFRQPTGVHLPHYPPNYMPYGPYFSPFYVPPPAIHQFLSNGAFPQQPQAGSLYPTAPGTTAKYSVSQYKQGTNTGSSTLGVPGNYGPYGLSMANYTSSSATAAVSSTSNEDVSASQVKENNVYVSGQQNEGSGVWFTTHSRDIPTLQASSFYNLPQGQLAFTPTQPGHGTFTGIFHPAQAVTAANVHPLLQQSQAITNPVDMVGPTASVYQQPQHAQLNWPSNY